The following proteins are encoded in a genomic region of Vibrio taketomensis:
- a CDS encoding cytochrome b562 has protein sequence MIRKGLVLAMLLSSSVAASDYDLKAAMQQMKLDFKQAAEAQTVSEMQHAMDSFSMLLDASKQATYPSEKQELYQEGFNRLKLSVDKINQQLEQGNLDAAQQQLRTIDQLREEYHDKRNPSIWSKIFG, from the coding sequence ATGATCAGGAAAGGTTTGGTTTTAGCTATGTTACTTTCAAGTTCGGTAGCAGCAAGTGATTACGACTTGAAAGCAGCGATGCAGCAAATGAAGCTAGATTTTAAGCAAGCAGCAGAAGCGCAAACAGTTAGTGAAATGCAACATGCGATGGATAGTTTTTCTATGTTGCTTGATGCCTCAAAGCAAGCGACATACCCATCCGAGAAGCAAGAACTCTATCAAGAGGGATTTAACCGTTTAAAGCTGAGTGTCGACAAGATTAATCAACAATTAGAGCAAGGCAACTTAGATGCGGCGCAGCAACAATTGCGCACAATTGATCAGCTTCGAGAAGAATATCACGATAAGCGCAATCCCAGTATTTGGAGCAAAATTTTCGGTTAA
- a CDS encoding DUF5680 domain-containing protein, producing the protein MSIFTHQQLYQFIVEAKANSYVGRAPHGESSRLGSHDIVYGNGRFSYRDSYFGGTDFLGQEVVYFDDEPVWAMNYYGKILEPELYDGEKAGQVILASLGQLYLSGHFLGSSVNHTELGIYHDTNQGDVASFTGYEWIEFANRKVYDLHYHGGLIKP; encoded by the coding sequence ATGTCTATTTTTACTCATCAACAGCTGTACCAGTTTATCGTCGAAGCGAAAGCCAATTCCTATGTCGGTAGGGCGCCACATGGAGAATCATCCCGTTTAGGTTCTCATGATATCGTCTATGGCAATGGACGTTTTAGTTATCGTGATAGTTATTTTGGTGGTACCGACTTTTTAGGCCAAGAAGTCGTGTATTTTGACGATGAGCCAGTTTGGGCGATGAACTATTATGGCAAGATTTTAGAACCTGAACTGTATGATGGAGAGAAAGCCGGGCAAGTGATTCTCGCTAGCCTCGGACAGCTATATTTAAGTGGGCATTTTTTGGGAAGCTCAGTCAATCATACCGAACTTGGCATTTATCATGATACTAATCAGGGCGATGTGGCATCATTTACCGGCTATGAATGGATAGAGTTCGCTAATCGTAAAGTGTATGACTTACACTACCACGGCGGCCTCA
- a CDS encoding DUF2058 domain-containing protein, with the protein MAKLTLQEQMLKAGLINEKKLKKAKKGSKKSRVQNREVKAAVEENKRQQQERDKELSAQQNEQRLNKEVQAQIKQLIEMNKIDLGDGDIKYNFTDGTLVKSLYVEQLIRDQLSKGILAIARSEETYVVIPSAVANKIAQRDAEAIIDQKEKQADVVDEDDPYADFVVPDDLMW; encoded by the coding sequence ATGGCTAAACTGACCCTTCAAGAGCAAATGCTTAAAGCTGGCTTAATTAACGAAAAGAAACTGAAAAAAGCAAAGAAAGGCTCAAAAAAATCACGTGTACAAAACCGTGAAGTCAAAGCTGCCGTTGAAGAAAACAAACGCCAACAACAAGAGCGCGATAAAGAGCTAAGTGCTCAACAAAATGAGCAGCGTTTGAACAAAGAAGTGCAAGCACAAATCAAACAACTGATCGAAATGAACAAAATCGATTTAGGTGATGGCGATATCAAATACAACTTTACCGATGGTACGCTAGTCAAATCTCTTTATGTTGAACAATTGATACGTGACCAGCTAAGCAAAGGCATTCTTGCTATCGCTCGCTCAGAAGAAACCTACGTGGTGATCCCTAGTGCTGTAGCAAACAAGATTGCCCAACGCGATGCCGAAGCGATTATCGATCAGAAAGAAAAACAAGCAGATGTGGTTGATGAAGACGACCCATACGCAGATTTCGTGGTACCAGACGATTTGATGTGGTAA
- a CDS encoding GGDEF domain-containing protein: MRTLFNDTEIAQGLCRQAAKFSVVPLAFLLPVFVFNIEVESIYDFVLEVTRLYCVILIASMAEKLINLRVVHIGLAIAIANGCYDAATEVVYLENAITAKFPFADALLDEALLIISYGCIIMGLFHYLRQVNKLSLTDQLTKCYTRSALELMPSGHFQIFYLDLDKFKQINDTKGHNIGDRVLTLFGRRLIRCCDDIGYAFRIGGDEFLAIVDIHHAHSFIDTFTKTCQVEEIAFSYGTALCENGNFAAAISEADENLYEMKQFKDSNYPFSYPV; the protein is encoded by the coding sequence ATGCGAACACTATTTAACGACACTGAGATAGCTCAAGGTCTGTGTAGACAAGCAGCTAAGTTTTCCGTCGTCCCTCTTGCATTCCTGTTACCAGTGTTTGTGTTTAATATCGAAGTTGAATCGATTTACGACTTCGTCCTCGAGGTTACTCGTCTGTATTGCGTTATTTTGATTGCCTCGATGGCAGAAAAACTGATTAACCTGCGTGTTGTACATATCGGTCTGGCGATTGCTATTGCAAACGGGTGTTATGACGCGGCGACCGAAGTGGTGTATTTGGAAAATGCCATTACCGCTAAGTTCCCTTTTGCTGACGCGTTGCTTGATGAAGCGTTACTCATCATCTCCTATGGTTGTATTATCATGGGGTTATTTCATTACTTGCGTCAGGTAAATAAACTCTCTCTGACTGATCAGTTGACCAAATGCTATACCCGCTCAGCACTCGAATTAATGCCATCAGGTCACTTCCAGATTTTCTATTTAGACCTCGATAAATTTAAACAGATTAACGATACCAAAGGCCACAATATCGGAGACCGAGTGTTAACGTTGTTCGGTCGTCGACTAATCCGTTGTTGTGATGATATCGGTTATGCGTTTCGTATCGGTGGCGATGAGTTTCTCGCCATCGTTGATATCCACCATGCACACAGTTTTATTGATACCTTTACAAAAACCTGCCAAGTCGAAGAAATTGCCTTCAGTTACGGAACGGCTTTATGCGAAAACGGTAACTTTGCTGCTGCGATATCAGAAGCGGATGAGAATCTCTACGAAATGAAGCAATTTAAGGATAGCAACTACCCATTCAGCTACCCTGTGTGA
- the gnd gene encoding decarboxylating NADP(+)-dependent phosphogluconate dehydrogenase: MKGDIGVIGLAVMGQNLILNMNDHGFKVVAHNRTAAKVDEFLEGPAKDTNIIGAYSLEELVEKLETPRKVMLMVRAGDVVDNFIDALTPLLDKGDIIIDGGNTNYPDTNRRVAALREKGIYFIGTGVSGGEEGARFGPSIMPGGAPEAWAAVKPIFQAISAKTDAGEPCCDWVGNDGAGHFVKMVHNGIEYGDMQLITEAYQFMKDGLGMTADEMQAVFADWNQTELNSYLVEITADILGYKDEDGEALVEKILDTAGQKGTGKWTGINALDLGIPLTLISESVFARCLSALKDQRVEAEKLFGKTITPVEGDKQEWVDALRQALLASKIISYAQGFMLMREASNENGWDLNYGNVALMWRGGCIIRSAFLGNIRDAYAADPELAFLGSDAYFKGILQNSLSAWRKVAAKSLEAGIPMPCTTSALTFLDGYTTARLPANLLQAQRDYFGAHTYERTDRARGEFFHTNWTGTGGNTASTTYDV; this comes from the coding sequence ATGAAAGGTGATATCGGTGTAATCGGCCTAGCTGTAATGGGTCAAAACCTTATCCTAAACATGAACGACCATGGCTTCAAAGTGGTTGCTCACAACCGTACAGCTGCGAAAGTAGACGAGTTCCTAGAAGGTCCAGCAAAAGACACCAACATCATTGGTGCATACTCGCTTGAAGAGCTAGTTGAGAAACTAGAAACGCCACGCAAAGTAATGCTGATGGTTCGTGCTGGTGACGTGGTTGATAACTTCATCGACGCGCTAACTCCTCTTCTAGACAAAGGCGACATCATTATCGACGGTGGTAACACGAACTACCCTGATACAAACCGCCGTGTTGCTGCTCTGCGTGAAAAAGGTATTTACTTCATCGGTACAGGTGTATCTGGTGGTGAAGAAGGTGCTCGTTTTGGCCCTTCAATCATGCCTGGTGGCGCTCCAGAAGCTTGGGCAGCAGTAAAACCTATCTTCCAAGCAATCTCTGCAAAAACTGACGCTGGCGAACCATGTTGTGACTGGGTTGGTAACGACGGTGCTGGCCACTTCGTTAAAATGGTACACAACGGTATCGAATACGGCGACATGCAGCTTATCACTGAAGCATACCAATTCATGAAAGATGGCCTTGGTATGACTGCTGATGAAATGCAGGCTGTATTTGCTGATTGGAACCAAACTGAACTAAACAGCTACCTAGTTGAAATCACAGCTGACATCCTTGGCTACAAAGATGAAGATGGTGAAGCATTAGTTGAGAAGATCCTAGATACAGCTGGCCAAAAAGGTACTGGTAAATGGACTGGTATCAACGCACTAGATCTAGGCATTCCACTAACTCTAATCTCTGAGTCTGTATTTGCTCGCTGTCTATCAGCGCTTAAAGATCAACGTGTTGAAGCTGAAAAACTATTCGGCAAAACGATCACACCAGTAGAAGGTGATAAGCAAGAGTGGGTTGATGCACTACGTCAAGCACTACTAGCGTCTAAGATCATCTCTTACGCTCAAGGCTTTATGCTAATGCGTGAAGCATCAAACGAAAACGGCTGGGATCTAAACTACGGTAACGTAGCGCTAATGTGGCGTGGTGGTTGTATCATCCGCAGTGCGTTCCTAGGTAACATCCGTGATGCTTACGCTGCTGATCCAGAGCTTGCATTCCTAGGTTCAGATGCTTATTTCAAAGGCATTCTACAAAACAGCCTAAGCGCATGGCGTAAAGTTGCAGCTAAGTCACTTGAAGCCGGTATTCCAATGCCATGTACGACTTCTGCTCTAACCTTCCTAGATGGTTACACAACTGCGCGTCTACCAGCGAACCTACTTCAAGCTCAACGTGATTACTTCGGTGCTCACACTTATGAGCGCACAGACCGTGCACGTGGTGAGTTCTTCCACACTAACTGGACTGGTACAGGCGGTAACACTGCATCAACCACTTACGATGTATAA
- a CDS encoding MarC family protein — protein MHDFTTLAATVFMGFFAMMNPIANTAVFVGLTGDQSLSERRKTASKSLICAFVIVALFSLLGKGIFDLFGITLPALRLAGGILVFLVGYHMLQGNQSSMHSDNSSEHKGGDIAISPLALPILAGPGTIATAMNYSASGDMLHIVTTISAFALLCLITFVCFLYGPKLVDKLGESGISITTRLMGLILTVIGMQMVIQGVHDAMELFQASNLTN, from the coding sequence CTGCATGATTTTACAACACTTGCTGCAACTGTATTTATGGGCTTTTTTGCGATGATGAACCCGATCGCCAACACCGCAGTTTTTGTTGGTCTCACCGGCGACCAATCTCTCAGCGAACGACGTAAAACCGCCTCTAAGTCTCTCATCTGCGCTTTTGTTATCGTTGCGCTGTTTAGCCTTCTAGGTAAAGGCATCTTCGATCTATTCGGTATCACACTTCCGGCTCTAAGATTAGCCGGCGGTATATTGGTCTTCTTGGTTGGCTATCATATGCTTCAAGGCAATCAGTCCAGCATGCATTCGGATAACAGTAGTGAACACAAAGGCGGGGATATTGCCATCTCACCATTAGCGCTGCCTATTTTGGCTGGCCCTGGCACTATCGCGACAGCAATGAACTACTCTGCCTCTGGCGATATGCTGCATATTGTCACGACGATCTCAGCCTTCGCCCTACTTTGCCTAATCACCTTTGTCTGTTTCCTATATGGCCCTAAGCTAGTGGATAAACTCGGTGAAAGCGGTATTAGTATTACAACCCGATTGATGGGATTGATCCTGACGGTCATCGGCATGCAAATGGTGATTCAAGGTGTGCACGATGCAATGGAGTTATTTCAGGCCAGCAACCTAACCAATTAA
- the pgl gene encoding 6-phosphogluconolactonase, with protein MINHKIFDTAEQVVESLANDMKAYSEQNHPVHISLSGGSTPKMLFKLLASDQYAESIQWNNLHFWWGDERCVAPDDAESNYGEANALLFSQVAIPAENIHRIRGEEEPKAEAERFAEEMAAVIPCENGTPVYDWILLGVGADGHTASLFPGQTNYQDEKLSVLASHPESGQIRVSKTAKVLEAAKRISYLVLGAGKVDIVNEIHTTPANELPYPAAKIQSKTGETEWYLDSDAAAKIA; from the coding sequence ATGATCAACCATAAGATCTTTGATACTGCCGAACAAGTTGTTGAAAGCCTTGCCAATGATATGAAAGCATACAGTGAGCAAAATCACCCTGTACATATTTCACTGTCAGGCGGTAGCACACCAAAAATGCTGTTTAAACTGCTGGCTAGTGACCAATATGCTGAGTCAATTCAGTGGAATAACCTACACTTTTGGTGGGGTGATGAACGTTGTGTAGCTCCGGATGACGCTGAAAGCAACTATGGTGAAGCCAATGCTCTACTATTCAGCCAAGTTGCTATTCCTGCTGAAAATATTCATCGCATTCGTGGTGAAGAAGAGCCGAAAGCAGAAGCAGAGCGCTTCGCGGAAGAAATGGCAGCGGTTATCCCGTGCGAAAATGGTACACCTGTATATGATTGGATTTTACTTGGCGTAGGTGCTGACGGCCACACGGCTTCCCTATTCCCAGGTCAAACCAACTATCAAGATGAAAAGCTATCAGTATTAGCATCTCACCCTGAATCAGGTCAGATCCGCGTATCTAAAACAGCAAAAGTTTTAGAAGCAGCAAAACGCATCAGCTACCTAGTGCTTGGCGCAGGTAAAGTTGACATCGTTAATGAAATTCACACTACTCCGGCAAATGAGCTGCCTTACCCTGCAGCAAAAATCCAGTCTAAAACTGGTGAAACGGAATGGTATTTAGATTCAGACGCAGCAGCAAAAATCGCTTAA
- the zwf gene encoding glucose-6-phosphate dehydrogenase — MVIPENSSIVIFGASGDLTYRKLIPALYHLYANKQLPNNFAILGVSRTEYSDDSYREKLKRSLQEMEKTEPATLEAFINHLHYQAINTSDSADYSKLATRLDELADTYAFEQRNTLFYLATPPSLYSVIPASLAEHGLNSEEDGWKRIIIEKPFGYDLASARQLDKDIHEHFQEHQIYRIDHYLGKETVQNLLVFRFSNAMFEPLWNRNYIEYVEITGAEFLGVEERGGYYDGSGAMRDMFQNHLLQVLAMVGMEPPAQINADAMRDEVVKVLQCLKPLEEYDLRNNLVLGQYTASDVRGQQLAGYREEPGVAEDSRTETYVGLKAYINNWRWNGVPFYVRTGKRLPTRVTEVVLHFKSTPHPVFGQNAPENKLIIRIQPDEGIQMSFGLKEPGAGFKAKEVKMNFHYADLQETQMLTAYERLLLDALNGDATLFARSDAVEACWKYVQPILDFKQDPQALFGYACGTWGPKESDDLLQRDGRAWRYPCKNLTDTDYCEL; from the coding sequence ATGGTAATTCCAGAAAACAGTAGCATCGTTATTTTTGGTGCTTCGGGCGACTTAACATACCGTAAGTTGATTCCAGCCTTATACCACCTCTATGCGAATAAACAACTTCCTAATAATTTCGCAATTTTGGGCGTAAGCCGAACCGAATACAGCGATGACTCATATCGCGAAAAACTAAAGCGCTCTCTTCAAGAGATGGAGAAAACAGAACCAGCGACTTTAGAGGCATTCATCAATCATTTGCATTACCAAGCTATCAATACGTCTGACAGCGCAGATTATTCAAAGCTAGCAACACGTCTTGACGAACTCGCTGACACGTATGCATTTGAACAACGCAACACACTTTTCTATCTAGCGACACCACCTAGCCTTTATAGCGTCATTCCAGCAAGCCTTGCCGAGCATGGTTTGAATAGCGAAGAAGATGGTTGGAAACGTATCATCATCGAAAAACCATTTGGTTACGATCTTGCGTCAGCACGTCAACTTGATAAAGACATTCACGAACATTTCCAAGAGCACCAAATCTACCGTATTGACCACTACTTGGGTAAAGAAACGGTCCAAAACCTGTTGGTGTTTCGTTTTTCTAATGCGATGTTTGAACCGCTTTGGAACCGTAACTACATCGAATACGTTGAGATCACAGGTGCGGAATTCTTGGGTGTAGAAGAACGTGGTGGCTACTACGATGGCTCAGGCGCAATGCGTGACATGTTCCAAAACCATTTGCTCCAAGTTTTGGCTATGGTTGGTATGGAACCACCAGCACAAATCAACGCGGATGCAATGCGTGATGAAGTGGTAAAAGTTCTGCAATGTCTCAAACCACTAGAAGAATACGACCTACGTAATAACTTAGTGTTGGGCCAATACACGGCATCTGATGTTCGTGGTCAGCAGCTTGCTGGTTACCGCGAAGAGCCGGGTGTGGCGGAAGATTCTCGTACTGAAACCTATGTTGGCTTGAAAGCATACATCAACAACTGGCGTTGGAATGGCGTGCCTTTCTACGTGCGTACGGGTAAACGTCTACCAACACGCGTAACTGAAGTGGTACTGCACTTTAAGAGCACTCCACATCCAGTGTTTGGTCAAAATGCACCTGAAAACAAATTAATCATTCGTATTCAGCCAGACGAAGGCATTCAAATGAGCTTTGGTCTGAAAGAGCCTGGTGCAGGCTTTAAAGCCAAAGAAGTAAAAATGAACTTCCATTATGCGGATCTACAAGAAACGCAAATGCTGACCGCTTATGAGCGACTACTATTAGACGCGCTAAACGGTGATGCCACACTGTTTGCACGCAGTGATGCGGTAGAAGCATGTTGGAAGTACGTACAACCGATCCTCGATTTCAAACAAGACCCTCAAGCCCTGTTTGGCTATGCTTGCGGTACTTGGGGACCTAAAGAGTCGGATGATCTACTACAACGAGATGGACGCGCGTGGCGCTACCCTTGTAAAAACCTTACAGACACGGATTACTGTGAATTATGA
- a CDS encoding DEAD/DEAH box helicase, which translates to MSFASQNFSPEIVKALTECGYDKLTPVQQKAIPLARRGHDILANAQTGTGKTAAFSLPIIQNILDKPKASNRHQARAVILAPTRELAAQIAQNITDYTKYTSVKTVAIYGGAKMSSQEKALVDGVDILVATPGRLIEHLELKNVSLANLEFLVFDEADRMLDMGFISAIEKIMAGVTTKPQTMLFSATFSAQMNMLATKILRQPKRVAISRENVTAETIAHVVYPVEQERKRELLSELIGRKNWQQVLVFVNYKETANELVKELKLDGIKAVLCHGDKAQSARRRALDEFKQGKARVMIATDVAARGLDIQNLPHVVNFDMPFLAEDYVHRIGRTGRAGQKGHAVSFVNREEELTLQQVEQLIGQRIYRKELEGYEPKNRDALLEKMHSKPAFKNRRSRMNNPSDSNQGEAERRSRLYRMIRAKNGK; encoded by the coding sequence ATGTCATTTGCATCACAAAATTTTTCACCAGAAATCGTTAAAGCACTTACTGAATGCGGTTACGACAAGTTAACGCCAGTTCAGCAGAAGGCGATTCCGTTGGCTCGTCGTGGTCATGATATTCTTGCCAATGCGCAAACTGGTACGGGTAAAACAGCGGCATTCTCACTGCCAATTATTCAAAATATTTTGGATAAACCTAAGGCTTCAAACCGTCATCAAGCACGCGCAGTGATTCTTGCGCCGACTCGTGAGTTGGCAGCGCAAATCGCTCAAAACATTACAGATTACACCAAGTACACATCAGTGAAGACAGTGGCAATCTATGGCGGCGCTAAAATGTCTTCTCAAGAGAAAGCCTTGGTTGACGGTGTTGATATTCTGGTTGCGACACCAGGCCGCTTAATTGAGCACTTGGAACTAAAAAATGTATCGTTAGCAAACCTAGAATTTTTAGTGTTTGATGAAGCTGACCGCATGCTCGATATGGGCTTTATCTCTGCGATTGAAAAAATCATGGCAGGTGTCACGACTAAGCCGCAAACCATGCTGTTTTCTGCAACCTTCTCTGCACAAATGAACATGCTAGCGACCAAAATTCTTCGCCAGCCTAAACGTGTGGCTATTTCACGTGAAAACGTAACCGCAGAGACAATTGCACACGTGGTTTACCCAGTTGAGCAAGAACGTAAACGTGAGTTGCTGTCTGAGCTGATTGGTCGTAAAAACTGGCAACAAGTGCTGGTATTTGTGAACTACAAAGAAACAGCGAACGAGCTTGTAAAAGAGCTTAAGCTAGATGGTATTAAAGCGGTACTTTGCCATGGTGACAAAGCGCAAAGCGCTCGTCGTCGTGCTTTAGATGAATTTAAGCAAGGTAAAGCTCGAGTGATGATTGCGACTGATGTTGCAGCGCGTGGTCTAGATATTCAAAACCTGCCACACGTAGTGAACTTTGACATGCCGTTCCTTGCGGAAGACTATGTACATCGTATCGGTCGTACTGGTCGTGCAGGTCAAAAAGGTCATGCGGTATCATTTGTTAACCGCGAAGAAGAGTTGACGTTACAACAAGTAGAACAACTGATTGGTCAACGTATTTACCGTAAAGAATTAGAAGGTTACGAGCCAAAGAACCGTGATGCATTACTTGAGAAAATGCACTCTAAACCAGCGTTCAAGAATCGTCGTTCACGCATGAACAACCCAAGCGATTCTAACCAGGGTGAGGCAGAGCGTCGTAGCCGTTTGTACCGAATGATTCGAGCTAAAAACGGCAAATAA